A region from the Aegilops tauschii subsp. strangulata cultivar AL8/78 chromosome 5, Aet v6.0, whole genome shotgun sequence genome encodes:
- the LOC109759685 gene encoding protein FAR1-RELATED SEQUENCE 5-like produces the protein MAGEGISIDEFMEYDSMVRQTFKSENKAYKFYLGYAKNKGFGVRKGDLKYKGNKENAYRRTFVCCKQGYRDVKHFDETDKKRTPRALSRCGCPALLQVELQASTALWFVKNFVDQHSHPFINPELSPFLWSHRGMTDPQKADVIEYSVGGLRTHQIMDVMEKQAGGLGKVGFISRDLYNHVALEKKKKIEGSDAQFMLNYMTAQQMKDPDFFYRYTTDSDGHLQNIFWADAQSRLDYVAFGGVVVFDSTYRSNKYRLPFVPFVGLNHHRSTVVFGVGLVSDESADSYEWLLQVFLEAMHQKHPISAITDGDVSMAKDISSVWPSTYHRLCSWHIEQNMVLHLRKEKLKEFRKFIYYAMEVHEFERRWLAYKKRFRITRKKKDAWIHRMYELREKWSVAYNKGRYFLGMLSNQRSESLNSRLHVHLNRRMKLVDLVQHVEHCVSVLRRNEAALDVVASHTISFTRLTADPLEISASSIYTPVMFSKVKDEIVNLSRWNVLEVEEDTGLVSYGVARKESVHVRFHVTCIFDGSKMESAYCGCRKMESEDFPCAHIFCVLKYNGICTIPACCVKARWTMQAKPAFGSVRSANTHVWSEQMDKYHELRNMASEALFTASASEMQSEKVMEYLRSILDEGNKNDGNTGTPSFVPMPAYFSGARQWFTDQVQDPKPIINPKGRPAKESNKRLKPFLENLQAKKKTLKKVHGQLSRGRKKKVNNTVEEAGEEEGGEGEGEEEEEEEEEEEEEAAEEEDRAKKRKPVKKASAKVTEVSMMTRGTKRKENNDEVCAKNKRPFKKTAGKSK, from the exons ATGGCTGGCGAAGGCATCTCGATAGATGAATTTATGGAGTACGACTCGATGGTCAGGCAGACATTTAAAAGTGAGAACAAAGCGTACAAGTTCTACTTAGGGTATGCGAAGAACAAAGGGTTTGGTGTTAGAAAGGGCGATCTGAAATATAAGGGAAACAAGGAAAATGCATACCGGAGGACGTTTGTGTGTTGCAAACAAGGATATCGTGACGTAAAGCACTTTGATGAAACCGACAAGAAAAGGACGCCAAGGGCACTCTCTCGGTGTGGTTGTCCTGCTCTTTTGCAGGTTGAGCTTCAAGCAAGCACTGCGTTGTGGTTTGTAAAGAATTTTGTTGACCAACATAGCCATCCATTCATAAATCCTGAGTTGTCACCTTTCTTGTGGTCTCATCGTGGCATGACCGATCCACAGAAGGCGGATGTCATTGAGTACTCGGTTGGTGGACTTCGCACACATCAGATAATGGATGTGATGGAGAAGCAGGCTGGTGGTTTGGGCAAGGTTGGATTTATATCTCGCGATCTGTATAACCATGTCGCGttggagaagaagaaaaagatagAAGGTAGCGATGCTCAATTTATGCTGAACTACATGACAGCACAACAGATGAAAGACCCAGATTTTTTTTACAGATACACCACAGACAGTGATGGGCATCTGCAGAACATATTCTGGGCAGACGCCCAATCTCGCTTGGACTATGTTGCATTTGGTGGTGTGGTGGTGTTTGACAGCACATACCGGTCAAACAAATATAGGTTGCCGTTTGTTCCATTTGTGGGGCTGAACCATCACCGCAGCACAGTCGTGTTTGGGGTTGGTCTTGTATCCGACGAGTCGGCTGACTCATATGAGTGGCTGCTTCAGGTTTTTTTGGAGGCAATGCACCAGAAGCATCCCATTTCAGCGATCACAGACGGCGACGTTTCAATGGCCAAAGACATATCATCAGTCTGGCCTAGCACATATCACCGTCTGTGCAGCTGGCATATCGAGCAGAATATGGTGCTTCACCTCCGAAAGGAAAAGCTTAAGGAATTTAGGAAATTTATTTACTATGCCATGGAGGTTCATGAGTTTGAGAGACGCTGGTTGGCTTATAAGAAGAGATTCAGAATCACAAGGAAAAAGAAAGATGCATGGATTCACAGGATGTACGAGCTGAGAGAAAAGTGGTCTGTAGCATATAACAAGGGAAGGTATTTCCTAGGGATGTTGAGCAATCAGAGGAGTGAGTCTCTAAACTCGAGGCTTCATGTGCACCTGAATAGGAGAATGAAACTCGTTGATCTCGTGCAACACGTTGAACACTGTGTGTCAGTTTTGCGTAGGAATGAAGCAGCATTGGACGTTGTAGCTTCGCACACAATCTCCTTCACTAGATTGACTGCCGATCCACTTGAGATAAGTGCCTCATCTATTTATACCCCTGTTATGTTCAGTAAGGTAAAGGACGAGATTGTCAACTTATCAAGATGGAATGTTCTTGAGGTGGAAGAGGACACTGGTTTGGTTAGCTATGGAGTTGCTCGCAAAGAGTCGGTGCACGTTAGGTTCCATGTCACATGTATTTTTGATGGATCTAAGATGGAAAGTGCATATTGTGGATGTAGGAAGATGGAAAGCGAGGATTTTCCATGTGCTCATATATTTTGCGTTTTGAAGTACAATGGGATATGCACCATCCCCGCATGTTGTGTGAAGGCTAGATGGACAATGCAAGCCAAGCCTGCTTTCGGTTCTGTGAGGAGTGCCAATACACATGTATGGTCAGAACAGATGGATAAGTACCATGAACTGCGCAATATGGCTAGTGAGGCTTTATTCACGGCCTCAGCTAGTGAAATGCAGTCAGAAAAGGTGATGGAGTACCTGAGGAGCATATTGGACGAGGGCAACAAAAATGATGGGAATACTGGCACGCCATCATTTGTTCCTATGCCGGCTTATTTTTCTGGGGCGCGGCAATGGTTTACAGATCAAGTCCAAGACCCTAAACCAATAATAAATCCCAAAGGCAGACCAGCCAAAGAATCGAATAAGAGGTTGAAGCCATTCCTGGAGAATTTgcaagcaaaaaagaaaacattGAA GAAAGTTCATGGTCAGTTGAGTAGGGGGAGGAAGAAAaaagtgaacaatactgtagaagaagcaggagaagaagaaggaggagaaggagaaggagaagaagaagaagaagaagaagaagaagaagaagaagaggcgGCAGAAGAAGAGGATCGTGCTAAGAAGAGGAAACCGGTgaa GAAAGCTTCAGCAAAGGTGACTGAAGTTAGTATGATGACTCGGGGGACaaagagaaaagagaacaatGACGAAGTGTGTGCTAAGAACAAAAGACCTTTCAA GAAAACGGCTGGAAAGTCTAAGTAG